In Falco biarmicus isolate bFalBia1 chromosome 6, bFalBia1.pri, whole genome shotgun sequence, the following are encoded in one genomic region:
- the IAH1 gene encoding isoamyl acetate-hydrolyzing esterase 1 homolog, translating into MALGEAGARGRLLLWPRVVLLGDSITEFSFQENGWGASLAERLVRKCDVVNRGLSGYNTRWAKLILPRLITKSTGAESTAAVTIFFGANDSALKDLNPKQHVPLEEYAANLKSMIQYLKSVDITEDRIILITPPPLQESAWEKECLAKGDKLNRCNATTGEYAQACVQVAKDCGTDVLDLWTLMQKDQDFSSYLSDGLHLSTKGNSFLAAQLWSRLEKKLSALPSLLPYWRDVDHTNPEASLL; encoded by the exons ATGGCGCTGGGGGAGGCGGGCGCCCGTGGGCGGCTGCTGCTCTGGCCCCGCGTCGTGCTCCTCGGAGACTCCATCACTGAG tTCTCCTTCCAGGAAAATGGCTGGGGGGCATCCCTTGCTGAGAGACTGGTCAG aaaatgtgatGTTGTGAACCGTGGGCTCTCAGGGTACAACACCAGATGGGCTAAATTGATCCTTCCAAGACTGATCACTAAAAGTACTGGTGCTGAGAGTACTGCTGCGGTTACTATTTTCTTTGGAGCTAATGACAGTGCTTTGAAAG ATCTGAACCCTAAGCAACACGTTCCTTTGGAGGAATATGCTGCAAACTTAAAGAGCATGATACAGTATCTGAAATCAGTAGACATTACTGAAGACAGGATTATTTTGATAACACCACCACCTCTTCAGGAGTCCGCTTGGGAAAAGGAGTGTCTTGCCAAAG GTGACAAATTAAATCGCTGCAATGCCACCACTGGGGAATACGCTCAGGCCTGTGTTCAGGTAGCTAAGGACTGTGGAACGGATGTGCTCGACCTCTGGACGCTGATGCAAAAAGATCAG GATTTCTCTTCCTATTTGTCTGATGGTCTTCATTTATCAACAAAAGGCAACAGCTTTCTAGCAGCACAACTTTGGTCACgcctggaaaaaaaactgtCCGCTCTTCCTTCGCTGCTTCCTTATTGGCGCGACGTTGACCATACGAACCCCGAGGCCAGTCTCCTGTGA